A genomic window from Natrinema sp. HArc-T2 includes:
- a CDS encoding cyclic nucleotide-binding/CBS domain-containing protein: protein MESELSVRDVMTTDYVGVSESDTVLDVVGLMRDEQTSCALVVRGPEPVGVLTEWDVLELVADEHDPAALTVEAAMTTPVVTVGLDRSLTDVATTMARQNIRNVVVEGDDGVAGVVTQRDVIAAASSFQATMTPPRSSEPPIDRDRQSAEPTATRSTVEGETQLLPNGGDEYTTQGVCEACGSLAESLWDANGQLVCADCRSV, encoded by the coding sequence ATGGAATCGGAACTGTCCGTCAGAGACGTGATGACGACCGACTACGTTGGCGTCAGTGAGTCCGATACCGTTCTCGACGTCGTGGGGCTCATGCGTGACGAGCAGACGAGTTGCGCGCTGGTCGTTCGCGGGCCGGAGCCGGTCGGGGTTCTGACCGAGTGGGACGTCCTCGAACTCGTCGCGGACGAGCACGATCCGGCCGCGCTGACCGTCGAAGCCGCCATGACGACGCCGGTCGTCACGGTGGGGCTCGACCGGTCGCTCACCGATGTCGCGACGACGATGGCTCGCCAGAACATCCGCAACGTCGTCGTCGAGGGCGACGACGGCGTTGCCGGGGTCGTCACCCAGCGCGACGTTATCGCTGCCGCGAGTTCCTTCCAGGCGACGATGACGCCTCCTCGCTCGAGCGAGCCGCCGATCGACCGCGACCGTCAGTCCGCCGAGCCCACGGCAACCCGGTCGACCGTGGAAGGCGAGACGCAGTTGCTCCCCAACGGTGGCGACGAGTACACGACCCAGGGCGTCTGTGAGGCCTGTGGCTCGCTCGCGGAGTCGCTGTGGGACGCAAACGGGCAGCTGGTCTGTGCGGACTGCCGATCGGTGTGA
- a CDS encoding GTP cyclohydrolase III translates to MTNTQVTLVQIDNYGPWTVTPEPRREADLQTMQSRLYADISQFVGNRGGYTFFTRFDNMIAVTNGLDLEDHALLQESVGNRYPVTLSLGVATGTNPVQALADATERLQDAGSAQDKHRRECLEGRTIDDAYRTDDDIQIAHFDVINATGNYTDELNAFDTFIEIEQGYAELMRHMRYAHDSLSFFVGGDNVIVICPDLETSDYEEALTHVEDAVDVEMQVGVGRGKSAHEAGFAAKHALETCRADGTRVELEWETA, encoded by the coding sequence GTGACTAATACGCAGGTAACGCTCGTCCAGATCGACAACTACGGGCCGTGGACGGTGACCCCTGAACCGCGCCGGGAGGCCGACCTCCAGACCATGCAGTCCCGGCTGTACGCGGACATCTCCCAGTTCGTCGGGAACCGCGGCGGCTACACCTTCTTTACTCGCTTCGACAATATGATCGCCGTCACGAACGGGCTCGACCTCGAGGACCACGCCCTCCTCCAGGAGTCGGTCGGTAACCGCTATCCCGTGACGCTCAGTCTCGGCGTCGCGACCGGCACCAACCCCGTGCAAGCGCTGGCCGACGCGACCGAACGCTTACAGGACGCCGGCAGCGCACAGGACAAACACCGCCGCGAGTGTCTCGAGGGCCGGACCATCGACGACGCCTACCGGACCGACGACGACATCCAGATCGCTCACTTCGACGTGATCAACGCCACCGGCAACTACACGGACGAACTCAACGCCTTCGACACGTTCATCGAGATCGAGCAGGGGTACGCCGAACTCATGCGTCACATGCGATATGCCCACGATAGCCTCTCGTTTTTCGTCGGCGGTGACAACGTCATCGTCATCTGTCCCGATCTCGAGACGAGTGACTACGAGGAGGCACTCACACACGTCGAGGACGCCGTCGACGTCGAGATGCAGGTCGGTGTCGGTCGTGGGAAAAGCGCCCACGAGGCTGGCTTTGCCGCCAAACACGCCCTCGAGACCTGCCGAGCTGACGGAACCAGAGTCGAGCTCGAGTGGGAGACGGCCTAA
- a CDS encoding DUF5785 family protein, whose product MSNDWPVDPDGEEGSEGMRKFDMRIIADKVDEEEDFPLDRTEFVDEYGNYPIRVNHETIVAMSDIFDYVDEDIDEFETILDMHKAIGAAMRAGNFWKYHPQGKDPEKVPA is encoded by the coding sequence ATGAGCAACGATTGGCCAGTCGACCCCGACGGAGAGGAAGGCAGCGAGGGGATGCGCAAGTTCGACATGCGAATCATCGCGGACAAAGTCGACGAGGAGGAGGACTTCCCGCTCGACCGCACCGAGTTCGTCGACGAGTACGGTAACTACCCGATTCGAGTCAACCACGAGACGATCGTCGCCATGAGCGACATCTTCGACTACGTCGACGAGGACATCGACGAGTTCGAGACGATCCTCGACATGCACAAGGCTATCGGTGCGGCCATGCGCGCCGGCAACTTCTGGAAGTACCATCCGCAGGGCAAAGATCCCGAGAAGGTTCCCGCATAG
- the mct gene encoding succinyl-CoA:mesaconate CoA-transferase — MGALSNLRVLDLTQVLAGPYCTMLLADLGADVVKIERPGGDMIRSNPPFVDDSEEEAYGGYFQSVNRGKKSIELNFREEEDREDFLSLVEEADIVVENYRSGTMEKYGLGYETLTEYNEDIIYSSIRGFGDPRTGETDRQGQPSFDLIAQALGGVMETTGQPDGPPTKTGPGVGDLFTATLNCIGILAAVNHREQTGEGQYVDTGMYDSMISFTERAIYQQSYTGDAPTRRGNSHPTLFPYNAFETDDGYAVIAAFNNNHWAELCDVMDREDLAEDYPTTPERLEHRDALREEIAEWTRAQTNDELVDKLEGRVPAAPVQTTEEIFDDPHVHTRDMLVPVEQPGADTDVEIAGNPIKMTETNPKPRGRAPLLDEHREEVLGEKADTETADD, encoded by the coding sequence ATGGGAGCACTTTCCAACCTTCGCGTGCTAGATCTGACCCAGGTGCTGGCTGGGCCGTACTGCACGATGCTACTCGCGGACCTCGGTGCGGATGTCGTCAAGATCGAACGTCCCGGCGGTGACATGATCCGGTCGAACCCGCCGTTCGTCGACGACTCCGAGGAGGAGGCCTACGGTGGCTACTTCCAGAGCGTCAATCGCGGCAAGAAGAGCATTGAGCTGAACTTCCGCGAGGAAGAGGATCGCGAGGACTTCCTCTCGCTGGTCGAGGAAGCCGACATCGTCGTCGAGAACTACCGCTCGGGTACGATGGAGAAGTACGGCCTGGGCTACGAGACGCTCACAGAGTACAACGAGGACATCATCTACTCCTCGATCCGTGGGTTCGGTGACCCGCGCACGGGCGAAACTGATCGGCAGGGCCAGCCCTCTTTCGACCTCATCGCGCAGGCGCTCGGTGGCGTCATGGAGACCACCGGCCAGCCCGACGGCCCGCCGACGAAGACCGGCCCCGGCGTCGGCGACCTCTTTACCGCGACGCTGAACTGTATCGGCATTCTGGCTGCGGTCAACCACCGCGAACAGACCGGCGAAGGCCAGTACGTCGACACCGGCATGTACGACTCGATGATCAGCTTCACCGAGCGGGCCATCTACCAGCAGTCGTACACCGGCGACGCCCCCACCCGCCGGGGTAACTCCCACCCGACGCTGTTCCCCTACAACGCCTTCGAGACCGACGACGGCTACGCCGTCATCGCCGCGTTCAACAACAACCACTGGGCGGAACTGTGCGACGTGATGGATCGCGAGGATCTCGCCGAGGACTACCCCACGACGCCCGAGCGCTTAGAGCACCGCGACGCACTGCGCGAGGAGATCGCCGAGTGGACTCGCGCACAGACCAACGACGAACTCGTCGACAAACTCGAGGGTCGTGTGCCCGCCGCGCCGGTCCAGACCACCGAGGAGATCTTCGACGACCCGCACGTCCACACGCGAGACATGCTCGTGCCGGTCGAACAGCCTGGTGCCGACACGGACGTCGAGATCGCGGGCAACCCGATCAAGATGACCGAGACCAACCCCAAGCCTCGCGGTCGCGCGCCGCTGCTCGACGAGCATCGCGAGGAAGTGCTGGGTGAGAAAGCGGACACAGAAACGGCCGACGACTAA
- the glmS gene encoding methylaspartate mutase subunit S — protein MVLNTMSQTVVLGVIGSDAHVVGITILEQAFSAAGFDVVNLGVQTSQEEFAEAAVAHDAQAVLVSSLYGHAEQDCQGFHTVLDEAGVDAVSYIGGNLAVGQDDFEQTRKTFRELGFDRVFDSETDPEDAIAALREDLEITPTESERATISS, from the coding sequence ATGGTTCTCAATACGATGTCCCAAACGGTCGTCCTCGGCGTGATTGGCTCCGATGCCCACGTCGTTGGCATCACAATCTTAGAGCAAGCCTTCAGCGCAGCCGGCTTTGATGTCGTGAACCTCGGCGTCCAGACCTCCCAGGAGGAGTTCGCCGAAGCCGCGGTAGCCCACGACGCACAGGCTGTACTCGTTTCCTCGCTCTACGGCCACGCCGAGCAGGACTGCCAGGGATTCCATACCGTCCTCGACGAGGCGGGCGTCGATGCCGTCAGCTACATCGGCGGCAACCTCGCTGTCGGACAGGACGACTTCGAGCAAACCCGGAAGACGTTCCGGGAGCTCGGCTTCGATCGCGTCTTCGACTCCGAAACCGACCCCGAAGACGCGATTGCTGCGCTGCGCGAAGACCTCGAGATCACTCCGACTGAGTCGGAACGCGCAACTATTAGTTCTTAG
- a CDS encoding methylaspartate mutase subunit E, giving the protein MIRDERIPSDELQRIDEEIRSNWPTGADVDFEEAIEYHESLPEHKRFADVLESADKPLLQPRAGVPRLDDQIELLEYLHQEGQADLLPTTIDSYTRDNEYEKAQQGLEKARETGDDTLNGFPAVNHGVEGCRKLIDAIDAPIEVRHGTPDARLLAAITFAGGFQSFEGGPISYNIPYTKRHGLEETIKRWQFVDRLAGAYTERGIRINREPFGPLTGTLVPPSIAIAIGIVEGQLAATQGVRSITLGYGQVGNVVQDVAALQALRKLANEYLPDEVVVTTVFHEWMGGFPPDEARANGVISLGGMTAAIAQPDKVITKSPQEFQGVPTKEANASGLRTTRQVIDMAIEQKIDIDGIEEEQELIERETRCLMDTIFEHGDGDVVQGTLKAFDSGALDVPFAPSDSAKGAVLPARDDDGRVRIFEWADLAMDDDIKEIHKARLSQRADTEGRKQSFRMVADDVDAISDGKLIGRPQGDVKL; this is encoded by the coding sequence ATGATACGAGACGAACGCATACCATCCGACGAGCTACAGCGTATCGACGAAGAGATTCGGTCGAACTGGCCGACGGGGGCAGACGTCGACTTCGAAGAAGCGATCGAGTACCACGAATCGCTCCCCGAACACAAGCGATTCGCCGACGTCCTCGAGTCGGCGGACAAGCCGCTACTCCAGCCCCGAGCCGGTGTGCCCCGGCTCGACGACCAGATCGAACTCCTCGAATACCTTCATCAAGAGGGCCAGGCCGATCTGCTGCCGACCACCATCGACTCGTACACGCGTGACAACGAGTACGAGAAGGCCCAGCAGGGCTTAGAAAAAGCCCGCGAAACCGGCGACGACACCCTGAACGGCTTCCCAGCCGTCAACCACGGCGTCGAGGGCTGCCGGAAACTGATCGACGCGATCGACGCGCCGATCGAGGTCCGTCACGGCACGCCGGACGCCCGGCTGCTCGCGGCGATCACCTTCGCCGGCGGCTTCCAGAGCTTCGAGGGGGGCCCGATCTCTTACAACATTCCGTACACCAAACGCCACGGGCTCGAGGAGACCATCAAGCGGTGGCAGTTCGTCGACCGCCTTGCGGGAGCGTACACCGAACGTGGCATCCGCATCAACCGCGAGCCGTTCGGCCCGTTGACCGGCACGCTGGTGCCGCCGTCGATCGCGATCGCGATCGGGATCGTCGAGGGGCAGCTAGCGGCGACCCAGGGCGTCCGGTCGATCACGCTCGGCTACGGACAGGTCGGCAACGTCGTGCAAGACGTCGCCGCCCTGCAGGCGCTTCGGAAACTCGCGAACGAGTACCTGCCAGACGAGGTCGTCGTCACCACCGTCTTCCACGAGTGGATGGGCGGGTTCCCGCCGGACGAGGCCCGCGCGAACGGCGTCATCAGCCTCGGCGGGATGACCGCTGCCATCGCCCAGCCCGATAAGGTCATCACCAAGTCGCCCCAGGAGTTCCAGGGGGTCCCGACCAAGGAGGCGAACGCCTCGGGCCTGCGCACCACGCGCCAGGTCATCGACATGGCCATCGAGCAGAAGATCGACATCGACGGCATCGAGGAGGAACAGGAACTCATCGAGCGCGAAACCCGCTGTCTGATGGATACGATCTTCGAACACGGCGACGGCGACGTCGTCCAGGGGACGCTCAAGGCATTCGACTCCGGGGCACTCGACGTGCCCTTCGCCCCCAGCGACAGTGCGAAAGGGGCCGTGCTCCCGGCTCGAGACGACGACGGTCGCGTCCGCATCTTCGAGTGGGCCGACCTCGCGATGGACGACGATATCAAAGAGATTCACAAAGCGCGACTGTCCCAGCGTGCCGACACCGAGGGGCGCAAACAGTCGTTCCGGATGGTTGCAGACGACGTCGACGCGATCAGCGACGGCAAACTCATCGGTCGCCCCCAGGGCGACGTGAAACTATGA
- a CDS encoding methylaspartate ammonia-lyase: MNITGIYATPGYSGFFFDDQRAIKQGAEHDGFTYEGEPVTDGFDEIRQAGESIIVDVELEDGTVARGDCAAVQYSGAGGRDPLFKAEEYAPVIEGPVAAELEGRDATDFLDNAELLEEMEVDGDRLHTAIRYGVSQALLGAAAEAENTTKTDVMADALGTEPATEPVPVFGQSGDDRYTNTEKMFIKGVPVLPHALINSVEKIGENGETLLEYVEWLVERSQELGPEDYDPRFHIDVYGMIGEIFGAPYDRDEVVDYFAALEEAAAPYPIQIEGPMDVGNRADQIDAMVELREGLAEANVDVDIVADEWCNTFEDVQAFVDAGAADLVQVKTPDLGGIHRSGQAVRYCEGTDTRAYLGGTCNETETSARACAHVALATNAAQVLAKPGMGFDEGYMIVENEMRRTIARRARNQPQQTDEVTADD, from the coding sequence ATGAATATTACAGGCATATACGCAACGCCCGGCTACTCCGGGTTCTTCTTCGACGACCAGCGCGCGATCAAGCAGGGAGCAGAGCACGACGGCTTCACCTACGAGGGTGAGCCGGTCACCGACGGCTTCGACGAGATTCGCCAGGCCGGCGAGTCGATCATCGTCGACGTCGAACTCGAAGACGGGACCGTCGCTCGCGGCGACTGTGCTGCGGTCCAGTACTCCGGTGCCGGCGGGCGCGACCCGCTATTCAAGGCCGAGGAGTACGCCCCCGTCATCGAGGGCCCCGTCGCCGCCGAACTCGAGGGCCGCGATGCGACTGACTTCCTCGACAACGCCGAGTTGCTCGAAGAGATGGAAGTCGACGGCGACCGCCTGCACACGGCGATCCGCTACGGCGTCTCACAGGCGCTACTCGGCGCAGCCGCCGAAGCCGAGAACACGACGAAGACGGACGTCATGGCCGACGCGCTGGGCACCGAGCCCGCGACGGAGCCGGTCCCCGTGTTCGGTCAATCCGGCGACGACCGCTACACCAACACCGAGAAGATGTTCATCAAGGGCGTGCCGGTCTTGCCCCACGCGCTCATCAATAGCGTCGAGAAGATCGGCGAGAACGGCGAAACGCTGCTCGAGTACGTCGAGTGGCTCGTCGAGCGCTCGCAGGAGCTGGGTCCAGAAGACTACGATCCGCGCTTCCATATCGACGTCTACGGGATGATCGGCGAGATATTCGGCGCGCCGTACGACCGCGATGAAGTGGTCGACTACTTCGCGGCGCTCGAGGAAGCCGCCGCACCGTACCCGATCCAGATCGAGGGGCCGATGGACGTCGGCAACCGCGCCGATCAGATCGATGCGATGGTCGAACTCCGCGAAGGGCTTGCCGAGGCCAATGTCGACGTCGACATCGTCGCCGACGAGTGGTGTAACACGTTCGAGGACGTGCAGGCGTTCGTCGACGCCGGCGCGGCCGACCTCGTGCAGGTGAAGACACCCGACCTCGGTGGCATCCACCGTAGCGGACAGGCGGTTCGCTACTGCGAGGGCACCGACACGCGGGCCTACCTCGGTGGGACCTGCAACGAGACGGAAACCTCCGCGCGTGCCTGCGCCCACGTCGCGCTCGCGACGAACGCCGCGCAGGTGCTCGCAAAGCCCGGTATGGGCTTCGACGAGGGGTACATGATCGTCGAAAACGAGATGCGACGAACGATCGCGCGACGAGCACGCAACCAGCCACAACAGACTGACGAGGTGACTGCAGATGACTGA
- the mch gene encoding 2-methylfumaryl-CoA hydratase yields MTDWTDPDTFAQALEQVETKEKGNCFEDFEEGDIIEHDPGLTLTQFGNEQWMGQTLNHDPAYWRTDAAEARGFEEPPVHPDYLTAATLGITVEDLSEKGGYFLGRTDVRFPNAPVYTGTELHVESEVVNRATSSSRPEYGIVSWRTRGKDAETGEVLCSYERTNMIPRREPVATDGSGAAAAEEEDDGPELPDEFITPEGGYFEDFVAALEDADDENAAVAYRHERGRTQDDVTVASLPLATLNTAKQHHNVDVMSDSPSGDIVTYGDVTRSTALGHARSDEQTWREVGFDDESFHTFVAVGDTVYAFTRVIEAEDDASSDEAGIVTFEHIAFNQDDEPVYSGTRTAEIRKRSN; encoded by the coding sequence ATGACTGATTGGACTGATCCCGACACGTTCGCACAGGCACTCGAGCAAGTCGAGACTAAAGAGAAGGGCAACTGCTTCGAGGACTTCGAAGAAGGCGACATCATCGAGCACGACCCCGGCCTGACGCTCACCCAGTTCGGCAACGAACAGTGGATGGGCCAGACGCTCAACCACGACCCCGCCTACTGGCGCACCGACGCCGCCGAAGCACGGGGCTTCGAGGAGCCGCCGGTCCACCCCGACTACCTGACCGCCGCGACGCTCGGTATCACCGTCGAGGACCTCAGTGAGAAAGGCGGCTACTTCCTCGGTCGCACCGACGTTCGCTTCCCCAACGCGCCGGTCTACACGGGAACCGAACTCCACGTCGAGAGCGAGGTCGTCAACCGCGCCACCTCGAGTTCCCGACCCGAGTACGGCATCGTCTCCTGGCGCACTCGCGGCAAAGACGCCGAAACCGGCGAGGTGCTGTGTTCCTACGAGCGTACGAACATGATCCCGCGTCGCGAACCCGTCGCCACCGACGGGAGCGGTGCCGCCGCTGCCGAGGAGGAAGACGACGGACCCGAACTCCCCGACGAGTTCATTACCCCTGAAGGTGGCTACTTCGAGGACTTCGTCGCCGCACTCGAGGACGCCGACGACGAAAACGCCGCCGTCGCCTACCGCCACGAACGCGGTCGCACGCAGGACGACGTGACCGTCGCCTCGCTGCCGCTGGCGACGCTCAACACGGCCAAACAGCACCACAACGTCGACGTGATGTCCGACTCGCCGTCCGGCGACATCGTCACCTACGGCGACGTGACCCGCTCGACGGCGCTCGGCCACGCCCGCTCCGACGAGCAGACCTGGCGCGAGGTCGGCTTCGACGACGAATCGTTCCACACGTTCGTCGCCGTCGGCGACACCGTCTACGCCTTTACGCGCGTCATCGAGGCCGAAGACGACGCCTCGAGCGACGAGGCCGGCATCGTCACCTTCGAACACATCGCGTTCAATCAGGACGACGAACCTGTCTATTCGGGGACACGAACCGCCGAGATTCGAAAGCGTTCTAACTAA
- the citE gene encoding L-malyl-CoA/beta-methylmalyl-CoA lyase, giving the protein MTDDIRLCRTFQTAPAAVPKDDSAKYLRSGLEAEGFQAPDWLVPDMEDGTAPNMKDEGLENTIDLVPDYDFPGEIWPRVEWSYEDASFRDRGREQIDQLVGEIGDEIEGVVVPKVGRVEDVKRAAEAVAEAEAEHGYADGSIKLSIIVETGRARSDLREISKFGEESRLTALVFGPVDYAAELGARDLGDGRPRWDGLLEALSNEASAADLLCIGGPFDDLFKERAGLTYYNADAYADQVEHEAHLGLDGSWSLYPKQTIQANTVHMPTPEELERDVSKIERFNEAKAEGTGAVTLDGQMVDEATFKVFRNTVQQVRAIDETRPAQTEEYYDEDLLERARDLELSYT; this is encoded by the coding sequence ATGACTGACGACATTCGACTCTGCCGTACGTTCCAGACTGCACCGGCCGCCGTTCCGAAAGACGACTCCGCGAAGTATCTGCGCTCGGGCCTCGAGGCCGAGGGCTTCCAGGCCCCCGACTGGCTCGTCCCCGACATGGAAGACGGCACCGCGCCGAACATGAAAGACGAGGGCCTCGAGAACACGATCGATCTCGTCCCCGACTATGACTTCCCTGGCGAGATCTGGCCCCGCGTCGAGTGGAGCTACGAGGACGCCTCCTTCCGCGACCGCGGTCGCGAACAGATCGACCAGCTCGTGGGCGAGATCGGTGACGAAATCGAAGGCGTCGTCGTCCCCAAAGTCGGTCGCGTCGAGGACGTCAAACGCGCCGCCGAAGCCGTCGCGGAAGCAGAGGCCGAACACGGCTACGCCGACGGCTCGATCAAACTCTCGATCATCGTCGAGACCGGTCGCGCCCGCTCGGATCTCCGCGAAATCTCGAAATTCGGCGAGGAGTCCCGACTGACCGCGCTCGTCTTCGGTCCCGTCGACTACGCCGCCGAACTCGGTGCGCGAGACCTCGGCGACGGTCGCCCGCGCTGGGACGGCCTGCTCGAGGCCCTCTCGAACGAAGCCAGCGCCGCCGACCTGCTCTGTATTGGCGGTCCCTTCGACGACCTGTTCAAGGAACGTGCCGGCCTGACCTACTACAACGCCGACGCCTACGCCGACCAGGTCGAACACGAAGCCCACCTCGGCCTCGACGGCTCCTGGTCGCTGTACCCCAAACAGACGATTCAGGCAAACACCGTCCACATGCCCACACCCGAGGAACTCGAGCGCGACGTGAGCAAGATCGAGCGCTTCAACGAGGCCAAGGCCGAAGGGACGGGCGCAGTCACACTCGACGGCCAGATGGTCGACGAAGCGACGTTCAAGGTCTTCCGCAACACGGTCCAGCAGGTCCGTGCGATCGACGAGACCCGACCCGCCCAGACCGAGGAGTACTACGACGAGGACCTCCTCGAGCGCGCCCGCGACCTCGAGCTGTCCTACACGTAA
- a CDS encoding tRNA sulfurtransferase gives MHPPGAHTVLVRHGDVNTKSNTVKRYMEGLLVENIEALLADRSIPGEVERRWNRPLIHTSEDAIEDATDAVTDAFGVVSASPALTVSTEKARIIEALEETARACYDGGTFAVDARRADKTLPYDSEDLAREGGTAIWEAVEDDFEPEVDLDDPDLTFGVEVRKDLTFIYLETVPGPGGLPLGSQEPVIALVSGGIDSPVAAYEMMRRGSPVVPAYVDLGDYGGIDHEARAMETVRILSEYAPNFDMQVYRIPGGETVDLLVSEMEQGRMLSLRRFFYRAAETLADRVDANGVVTGEAAGQKSSQTVRNLGVTSRATRFPIHRPLLTWDKADIVAKAREIGTFTDSTIDAGCNRVTPDRVETNARLEPLLDAEPDDLFERADAAAADATLVTP, from the coding sequence ATGCACCCCCCGGGAGCCCATACTGTCCTCGTCCGTCACGGGGACGTCAACACCAAGAGCAACACTGTCAAGCGGTACATGGAGGGACTCCTCGTCGAGAACATCGAGGCCCTCCTCGCCGACCGCTCGATTCCCGGCGAGGTCGAACGCCGGTGGAACCGGCCATTGATTCATACGAGCGAAGACGCCATTGAGGACGCGACCGACGCCGTCACGGATGCCTTCGGCGTCGTTTCGGCGAGTCCCGCCCTGACCGTTAGCACCGAAAAAGCACGGATCATCGAGGCCCTTGAGGAGACCGCCCGCGCATGCTACGACGGCGGGACGTTCGCCGTCGACGCCCGCCGTGCGGACAAGACCCTGCCCTACGATAGCGAGGATCTGGCCCGCGAGGGCGGCACTGCAATCTGGGAGGCTGTCGAAGACGACTTCGAACCCGAAGTCGACCTCGACGATCCCGACCTGACCTTCGGCGTCGAGGTCCGCAAGGATCTGACGTTCATCTACCTCGAGACGGTCCCCGGCCCGGGCGGACTGCCGCTTGGCTCGCAGGAGCCGGTCATCGCGCTGGTCAGCGGCGGTATCGACTCACCGGTCGCGGCCTACGAGATGATGCGCCGCGGGAGTCCGGTCGTTCCGGCCTACGTCGATCTCGGCGATTACGGCGGCATCGATCACGAGGCCCGTGCCATGGAGACAGTCCGGATCCTTTCGGAGTACGCACCGAACTTCGACATGCAGGTCTATCGGATTCCGGGCGGCGAGACGGTCGACCTGCTGGTCTCCGAAATGGAACAGGGTCGGATGCTTTCGCTGCGCCGCTTTTTCTATCGCGCCGCCGAGACGCTGGCCGACCGCGTCGACGCCAACGGCGTCGTCACCGGCGAGGCAGCCGGCCAGAAGTCCAGCCAGACCGTCCGCAACCTCGGGGTCACCAGCCGCGCCACGCGGTTCCCGATTCATCGCCCGCTGCTCACGTGGGACAAAGCCGACATCGTCGCGAAAGCCCGCGAGATCGGCACCTTCACCGACTCGACGATCGACGCCGGCTGCAACCGGGTCACCCCCGACCGAGTCGAAACCAACGCCCGCCTCGAGCCGCTGCTCGACGCCGAACCCGACGATTTGTTCGAGCGCGCCGATGCAGCGGCAGCCGACGCGACGCTGGTCACACCCTAA
- a CDS encoding MFS transporter — MSDSSHDSATNSVVHAVVASTFFVGFGGGVVFPILPNLGEVLGISAFMVGVILSANRWTRLFANAPAGVLVDRIGTRKPFVAGLAIEGAATAGYVVAITSAMPEVWFVLARIMWGVGSALVFATAYTITADVSEASSRGTSMGIVRAGITFGFPAGMVLGGIVSEVYSNATAFVLAASFAGLASVIAYFIVPETHVESPNSSIKPWDLETTLPALTIGLVNFGLYFAYFGVLFSTLVLYLEAESMTLALEVAGFGIDYGEQGTSGLLMAASALSGAVFTISGGKISDSVGARVPILLVFLVTSCTGFAVLTLAPSLAIVVGGCVLIGAGQGGVGGPLTALLADLTPEDRMGRAMGTNNVFGDVGGAIGPLVSLPFADAVGFDVLYALSAVVPLLAGVVLVVGIYTYTGSLSPTVEESIG; from the coding sequence GTGTCTGACTCGAGTCACGACTCTGCCACCAACTCGGTCGTCCACGCCGTCGTCGCGAGTACCTTCTTCGTCGGCTTCGGCGGCGGCGTCGTCTTTCCGATCCTGCCGAACCTCGGTGAGGTGCTGGGGATTTCGGCGTTCATGGTCGGCGTTATCCTCTCTGCGAACCGCTGGACGCGGCTGTTCGCGAACGCGCCCGCCGGCGTGCTCGTCGACCGGATCGGCACCCGAAAGCCGTTCGTCGCGGGACTGGCCATCGAGGGGGCCGCGACCGCGGGCTACGTGGTCGCGATCACCTCCGCGATGCCGGAAGTCTGGTTCGTCCTCGCCCGGATCATGTGGGGCGTCGGCAGCGCGCTCGTGTTCGCGACGGCGTATACGATCACCGCCGACGTCAGCGAGGCCAGCTCGCGCGGGACGAGCATGGGAATCGTCCGAGCCGGGATCACGTTCGGCTTCCCCGCCGGCATGGTACTCGGCGGGATCGTCAGCGAAGTCTATAGCAACGCCACGGCGTTCGTCCTTGCAGCCTCCTTTGCTGGTCTCGCGAGCGTCATTGCGTATTTCATCGTCCCCGAAACGCATGTCGAGAGCCCGAACTCTTCGATCAAACCCTGGGACCTCGAGACCACCCTGCCCGCACTGACCATCGGCCTGGTCAATTTCGGGCTCTACTTTGCCTACTTCGGCGTGCTCTTCTCGACGCTCGTGTTGTACCTCGAGGCCGAGTCGATGACGCTCGCGCTCGAGGTCGCTGGATTTGGCATCGACTACGGCGAACAGGGGACCTCCGGCCTCTTGATGGCCGCCTCGGCGCTTTCGGGGGCCGTCTTCACCATCTCCGGTGGAAAGATCAGCGACAGCGTCGGCGCTCGCGTGCCGATCCTGCTGGTCTTCCTCGTAACGAGCTGTACTGGATTCGCAGTCCTGACGCTTGCACCCTCGCTTGCGATCGTCGTCGGCGGCTGCGTGCTGATCGGCGCGGGACAGGGCGGCGTCGGCGGCCCCCTGACCGCCCTGCTGGCGGACCTCACGCCCGAGGACCGTATGGGACGGGCGATGGGAACCAACAACGTCTTCGGCGACGTCGGCGGTGCGATCGGGCCACTGGTCTCGTTGCCCTTCGCGGACGCGGTCGGCTTCGACGTGCTCTACGCGCTCAGCGCCGTCGTTCCGCTGCTGGCCGGCGTGGTGCTCGTCGTTGGGATCTACACCTACACCGGCAGTCTCAGTCCGACGGTCGAAGAGTCGATCGGCTGA